A single region of the Lotus japonicus ecotype B-129 chromosome 4, LjGifu_v1.2 genome encodes:
- the LOC130714073 gene encoding protein LNK1-like, with product MSEKGSWSHKPEDLLSPCVGDSCKEQKRETSDNRSMSDHYFKSSNLDSTGGELCADDTILGDKCLMEDDTVSQYSISHISQPDNELSFLDNDGWLDFGNFEDIDRTMLNCDLTFGMGSLNNEEEFCWLSSSHGTEGSDDALKSDFKFSSAEASPFKSISDNNINPNENIEGLTIHDCSRKASPINKNLKSQMNVDHDAVPASLSMFSESDMTSGVEDGLVHKPKIERKLSKPSTGKRKNGYLNNGDSDHPSTHVEQYANLKQSFGDSSSGVTSQDSIHKRRPNTDSESLGCIQIQTPLMNAEYSHTHTSKYTSLLPPFSVSRSEHDGHPSPSFKDPSYASNMDISHGHPLEAAALKTNDNSRNPCLFHDTELLSGGFKSENIQSSTPFKSPGPAQVQLRR from the exons ATGTCGGAGAAAGGTTCATGGTCTCACAAACCTGAAGATCTGCTTTCTCCATGTGTTGGTGATTCATGCAAAGAACAGAAAAGGGAAACATCAGATAATAGAAGTATGTCTGATCATTATTTCAAGAGCAGCAATTTAGATTCTACTGGTGGTGAACTTTGTGCGGATGATACTATCTTAGGAGACAAGTGTTTGATGGAGGATGATACTGTGTCTCAATATTCAATCAGTCACATATCTCAACCTGATAATGAACTTAGCTTCCTTGATAATGATGGGTGGCTTGATTTTGGAAACTTTGAAGATATTGATAGGACGATGCT AAATTGTGACTTAACTTTTGGAATGGGGAGCCTCAATAATGAAGAGGAGTTCTGCTGGCTCTCATCTTCACATGGAACTGAGGGATCTGATGATGCACTGAAATCTGACTTCAAGTTTTCATCTGCTGAAGCAAGTCCATTCAAAAGTATATCAGATAATAATATCAACCCAAATGAAAATATTGAAGGTCTGACAATTCATGATTGCAGCAGAAAGGCATCTCCTATTAATAAAAATCTGAAGTCTCAGATGAATGTCGACCATGATGCTGTTCCTGCTTCGTTATCAATGTTCAGTGAATCAGACATGACGTCCGGTGTTGAAGATGGCTTGGTGCATAAACCAAAG ATTGAAAGGAAGCTGTCAAAGCCATCAACAGGAAAGAGAAAAAACGGCTACCTAAATAATGGTGATTCTGATCACCCCTCTACTCATGTAGAGCAATATGCAAATCTGAAGCAATCCTTTGGAGACTCTTCCAGTGGAGTTACTTCTCAGGATAGCATCCACAAGCGCAGACCAAACACTGATTCTGAATCTTTAGGATGTATACAGATACAAACTCCCCTAATGAACGCAGAGTATAGTCATACTCATACTTCAAAATATACTTCCCTCCTTCCACCTTTTTCTGTATCTAGGTCTGAACATGATGGACATCCATCTCCTTCTTTCAAAGATCCATCATATGCATCAAACATGGACATTTCTCATGGTCATCCTTTGGAGGCTGCTGCCTTGAAAACAAATGATAACAGCAGAAATCCGTGTCTCTTCCATGATACAGAACTGCTAAGTGGGGGTTTCAAAAGTGAAAATATTCAAAGTTCTACGCCATTCAAAAGTCCAGGTCCAGCTCAGGTCCAGCTCAGAAGGTAG